A single region of the Neotabrizicola shimadae genome encodes:
- a CDS encoding bestrophin family protein — translation MIVREKPGPLQLLFAVRGSVLPHIAGELALVTALAAALVWLDRHVQPLPHLSATPFAVFGIALSLFLGFRNNAAYDRWWEARKLWGGLLADLRSYARALEMFLPDTQQRHQQLRLALALLHLHRLNLRRLPVDAAAARALGDNAALATAPHPPCAALDAITAGLANARSAGTLDGFGARALSARLDSLALQQAGCERIAGTPLPYVYSLLVYRTSYLYCLLVPLALLEPAGWLTPLFAAIIAYVFFGLAEVTEELAHPFGATPNALALDAICRSAEISLAPHLGEPAPEPLRPVNFRLD, via the coding sequence GTGATCGTCCGCGAAAAGCCCGGCCCTCTCCAGCTTCTGTTTGCGGTGCGGGGCTCTGTGCTGCCGCATATCGCGGGCGAACTGGCGCTGGTGACGGCACTGGCCGCGGCACTGGTCTGGCTGGACCGCCATGTCCAGCCCCTGCCCCACCTCAGCGCCACGCCCTTTGCCGTCTTTGGCATCGCGCTGTCGCTGTTCCTGGGTTTCCGCAACAACGCCGCCTATGACCGCTGGTGGGAGGCGCGCAAGCTTTGGGGCGGGCTTCTGGCCGACCTGCGCAGCTATGCGCGCGCGCTGGAAATGTTCCTGCCGGATACGCAGCAGCGGCACCAGCAGCTTCGGCTGGCACTGGCCCTCCTGCACCTGCACCGCCTGAACCTGCGCCGCCTGCCGGTGGACGCCGCCGCCGCCCGAGCCCTGGGTGACAATGCCGCGCTCGCCACCGCCCCGCACCCGCCCTGCGCCGCGCTGGATGCCATAACCGCCGGGCTGGCGAATGCGCGGTCGGCAGGCACGCTGGACGGGTTCGGCGCGCGGGCCCTGTCGGCACGTCTGGACAGCCTCGCCCTGCAGCAGGCCGGCTGCGAACGCATCGCCGGCACACCCCTGCCTTACGTCTATTCCCTGCTCGTGTACCGGACGAGCTATCTCTACTGCCTGCTTGTGCCGCTCGCGCTCTTGGAGCCCGCCGGCTGGCTGACCCCGCTCTTCGCCGCGATCATCGCCTATGTGTTCTTCGGCCTGGCCGAAGTGACCGAGGAACTGGCGCATCCCTTCGGCGCCACACCGAACGCACTGGCGCTGGACGCCATCTGCCGGTCTGCCGAGATCTCGCTGGCCCCACATCTGGGCGAGCCCGCGCCCGAACCGCTGCGCCCGGTGAACTTCCGTCTGGACTGA
- a CDS encoding RidA family protein: MNSDIKRIGTGARMSEAVCYNGIVWVAGQVGNPGDSVADQTRQCLAEVDRILAEAGTDKTRILSAQIWLADIATFADMNAVWDAWVPQGHTPARATGEAKLAAPDYKVEVIVTAALK, encoded by the coding sequence ATGAACAGCGACATCAAGCGTATCGGCACCGGCGCCCGCATGAGCGAGGCGGTCTGCTACAACGGCATCGTCTGGGTGGCGGGCCAGGTGGGCAACCCCGGCGACTCGGTCGCCGACCAGACCCGGCAATGCCTGGCCGAGGTGGACCGTATCCTGGCCGAGGCCGGCACCGACAAGACCCGCATCCTGTCGGCGCAGATCTGGCTGGCTGACATCGCAACCTTTGCCGATATGAACGCCGTCTGGGACGCCTGGGTGCCCCAGGGCCACACGCCCGCCCGCGCCACCGGCGAGGCGAAGCTGGCCGCGCCGGACTACAAGGTCGAGGTCATCGTCACCGCCGCGCTGAAGTGA
- a CDS encoding ASKHA domain-containing protein, which produces MTDDALVIFTPSGKRGRFPLGTPVLQAARQLGVDLDSVCGGRGICSKCQITPGYGEFPKHGLTVAADALSEWNAVEDRYKRIRGLIDGRRLGCQAKVMGDVVIDVPPESQVHKQVIRKSATDRVIEMDPATRAVYVEVAEPDMHEPSGDFERLAQALKDQWQIEDVEADLTLLRRLQPVLRKGEWKVTVVLNKCNHDARHRLLDIFPGFDERPLLGLAIDLGSTTIAAHLCDLRDGRVLASSGLMNPQIRFGEDLMSRVSYAMMNPGGDVEMTRAVREAMNTLAKALATEAQVPPEQIYETVFVCNPVMHHLLLGIDPVELGQAPFALATSSSLSFPARDLDLTAINPAARTYVLPCIAGHVGADCAAVALSEEPNKSKDMVLVVDVGTNAEILLGNETRVLACSSPTGPAFEGAQISSGQRAAPGAIERVEIDPVTKEPRFRVIGSDLWSDDPGFAEATKATGVTGICGSGIIEVVAEMRAAGILDAGGLIGGPDQVGTARCLPEGRTFSYLLHDASAEGGPRILVTQGDIRAIQLAKSALYAGARLLMDEMGVDTVDRVTLAGAFGAHISPKHAMILGMIPDVPLEKVVSAGNAAGTGARIALCNVAARNQIEEVVRHIHKVETAIEPRFQEHFVNASAIPNAVEPFPNLATVVTLPDVSFNTGGGGDGGRRRRRG; this is translated from the coding sequence ATGACTGACGATGCACTGGTGATCTTCACCCCCTCGGGCAAGCGGGGGCGGTTCCCCTTGGGCACACCCGTGCTGCAGGCCGCCCGCCAACTGGGGGTGGACCTTGATTCCGTCTGCGGCGGGCGCGGCATCTGTTCCAAGTGCCAGATCACGCCCGGCTATGGCGAGTTTCCGAAGCACGGCCTGACTGTCGCCGCCGACGCCCTGTCGGAGTGGAACGCGGTCGAGGACCGCTACAAGCGCATCCGTGGGCTGATCGATGGGCGCCGCCTGGGCTGCCAGGCCAAGGTGATGGGCGATGTCGTGATCGACGTGCCGCCGGAAAGCCAGGTCCACAAGCAGGTGATCCGCAAGTCGGCCACCGACCGGGTGATCGAGATGGACCCGGCCACGCGCGCCGTTTACGTCGAGGTGGCCGAGCCCGACATGCACGAACCTTCGGGCGATTTCGAACGGCTGGCGCAGGCGCTGAAGGACCAGTGGCAGATCGAGGACGTAGAAGCCGACCTCACCCTGCTGCGCCGGCTGCAACCGGTGCTGCGCAAGGGTGAATGGAAGGTCACGGTCGTCCTGAACAAGTGCAACCACGATGCCCGCCACCGGCTTCTGGACATCTTCCCCGGCTTTGACGAACGCCCGCTTCTGGGGCTGGCCATCGACCTTGGCTCCACCACCATCGCCGCGCATCTGTGCGACCTGCGCGACGGTCGGGTGCTGGCGTCTTCGGGCCTGATGAACCCGCAGATCCGCTTTGGCGAAGACCTGATGAGCCGGGTCAGCTATGCCATGATGAACCCCGGCGGCGATGTCGAGATGACGCGCGCCGTGCGCGAGGCAATGAACACGCTGGCCAAGGCCCTGGCGACCGAAGCTCAGGTTCCGCCTGAACAGATCTACGAGACGGTCTTTGTCTGCAACCCGGTGATGCACCACCTGCTTCTGGGCATCGACCCGGTGGAACTGGGCCAGGCGCCCTTTGCGCTGGCGACCTCGTCCTCGCTTTCCTTCCCCGCGCGCGACCTGGACCTGACGGCGATCAACCCGGCGGCGCGGACCTATGTGCTGCCCTGCATCGCAGGCCATGTGGGCGCGGATTGCGCCGCGGTGGCGCTTTCCGAAGAACCGAACAAGTCCAAGGACATGGTTCTGGTTGTTGATGTCGGCACCAATGCCGAGATCCTTCTGGGCAACGAAACACGGGTGCTCGCCTGTTCCTCGCCCACCGGCCCCGCTTTCGAGGGTGCGCAGATCTCCAGCGGCCAGCGCGCGGCGCCGGGCGCCATCGAGCGAGTGGAAATCGACCCAGTAACGAAAGAGCCGCGCTTCCGCGTCATCGGCAGCGACCTCTGGTCCGACGATCCCGGCTTTGCCGAGGCGACGAAAGCCACCGGCGTCACCGGCATCTGCGGATCGGGCATCATCGAGGTGGTGGCCGAAATGCGCGCCGCCGGCATCCTGGATGCGGGCGGGCTGATCGGCGGGCCGGACCAGGTGGGAACCGCCCGCTGCCTGCCCGAGGGGCGGACGTTTTCCTACCTCCTGCACGACGCGAGCGCCGAGGGCGGGCCACGCATCCTGGTGACGCAGGGCGATATCCGCGCGATCCAGCTGGCGAAGTCCGCGCTTTACGCCGGGGCGCGGCTCCTGATGGACGAGATGGGCGTGGACACGGTGGATCGTGTGACGCTGGCCGGCGCCTTCGGCGCGCACATCAGCCCGAAACACGCGATGATCCTGGGCATGATCCCGGACGTGCCGCTTGAGAAGGTCGTCAGTGCCGGCAACGCGGCTGGCACCGGGGCGCGGATCGCGCTGTGCAACGTGGCCGCCCGCAACCAGATCGAGGAAGTGGTGCGGCACATCCACAAGGTCGAAACCGCCATCGAGCCGCGCTTCCAGGAGCATTTCGTGAACGCCAGCGCGATCCCGAACGCAGTCGAGCCCTTCCCGAACCTGGCCACGGTGGTGACGCTGCCCGACGTGTCGTTCAACACCGGCGGCGGCGGCGATGGCGGACGGCGGCGGCGGCGCGGTTGA
- the purD gene encoding phosphoribosylamine--glycine ligase produces the protein MNILILGSGGREHALAWAVAQNPKCDRLIVAPGNAGIAGVAECADLDIMDGAAVVEFCAEQAIEFLIVGPEAPLAAGVADAARAAGILTFGPSAAAARLEASKAFTKEICDACGAPTAGYARFTEAGPAKDHIRAQGAPIVVKADGLAAGKGVVVAMTLDEALAAVDDMLGGAFGAAGAEVVIEEFMSGEEASFFVLTDGVNVLPIGTAQDHKRVGDGDTGPNTGGMGAYSPAPVLTPAIQQQALDQIVLPTVREMAARGTPFQGVLYAGLMIENGRARLVEYNVRFGDPECQVLMMRLGAQALDALLACAEGRLAEARIDWADDHALTVVMAARGYPGAYAKGTVIRGLDRCPEDSRHMVFHAGTALNEGEITATGGRVLNVTARGDTLSDARNRAYAMIDHIRWPEGFCRSDIGWRALK, from the coding sequence ATGAACATCCTCATCCTCGGCTCCGGCGGGCGCGAACATGCCCTGGCCTGGGCCGTGGCGCAGAACCCGAAATGCGACCGGCTGATCGTGGCGCCGGGCAATGCGGGCATCGCCGGCGTGGCGGAATGTGCCGACCTCGACATCATGGATGGCGCCGCGGTGGTGGAGTTCTGCGCCGAACAGGCCATCGAATTCCTGATCGTCGGGCCAGAGGCGCCCCTGGCGGCGGGCGTGGCCGATGCCGCGCGGGCGGCGGGCATCCTGACCTTCGGGCCCTCGGCCGCCGCCGCGCGGCTGGAGGCGTCGAAGGCCTTCACCAAGGAAATCTGCGATGCCTGCGGCGCACCGACCGCTGGCTACGCCCGGTTCACCGAGGCCGGGCCGGCAAAGGACCACATCCGTGCCCAAGGCGCGCCCATCGTGGTGAAGGCCGATGGCCTGGCCGCCGGCAAGGGCGTGGTCGTGGCCATGACGCTGGACGAGGCGCTGGCCGCGGTGGACGACATGCTGGGCGGCGCTTTCGGCGCAGCCGGTGCCGAAGTGGTGATCGAGGAATTCATGTCGGGCGAGGAAGCGAGCTTCTTCGTGCTGACCGATGGCGTCAACGTTCTGCCCATTGGCACCGCGCAGGACCACAAGCGCGTGGGCGACGGCGACACCGGCCCGAACACGGGCGGGATGGGCGCCTATTCCCCCGCCCCGGTTCTGACGCCCGCGATCCAGCAACAGGCGCTGGATCAGATCGTCCTGCCCACCGTGCGCGAGATGGCGGCGCGCGGCACGCCGTTCCAGGGCGTGCTGTACGCCGGGCTGATGATCGAGAATGGCCGCGCGCGGCTGGTGGAATACAACGTCCGCTTCGGCGATCCGGAATGCCAGGTGCTGATGATGCGCCTTGGCGCGCAGGCGCTGGATGCGCTTCTGGCCTGCGCCGAGGGCCGGCTGGCCGAGGCGCGCATCGACTGGGCCGACGACCATGCACTGACCGTGGTGATGGCGGCCAGGGGCTATCCCGGAGCCTATGCCAAGGGCACGGTCATCCGCGGGCTGGACCGCTGCCCCGAAGACAGCCGCCACATGGTGTTCCACGCCGGCACCGCGTTGAACGAGGGCGAGATCACCGCCACCGGCGGCCGCGTCCTGAACGTCACCGCGCGCGGCGACACGCTGTCCGACGCCCGCAACCGCGCCTATGCGATGATCGACCATATCCGCTGGCCCGAAGGCTTCTGCCGGTCCGACATCGGGTGGCGTGCGCTGAAGTGA
- a CDS encoding GYD domain-containing protein: protein MSFYLYQISYSREAVRSMVATPSDREAAARKLIEALGGKLHHLFFAFGEYDVICLIEGPDDKMMMAGAAAVASAGTVSKSSTVKLMTSADAMAAMEMAGKATGAYKAPHA, encoded by the coding sequence ATGTCGTTCTATCTCTATCAAATCAGCTATTCTAGGGAAGCAGTGAGGTCGATGGTCGCCACTCCAAGCGATCGGGAAGCCGCCGCCCGCAAGCTTATCGAGGCACTTGGCGGGAAGCTGCATCACCTCTTCTTTGCCTTCGGGGAATACGATGTCATCTGCCTGATCGAAGGCCCCGACGACAAGATGATGATGGCCGGCGCGGCGGCGGTCGCCTCGGCCGGGACGGTCTCGAAATCATCCACGGTGAAGCTCATGACCTCGGCCGATGCGATGGCCGCCATGGAGATGGCGGGCAAGGCCACCGGTGCCTACAAGGCGCCCCACGCCTGA
- a CDS encoding anti-sigma factor: MTTPLHEDDDQTAAEYVLGTLPLEDRTAAARRIGQDPAFAAAVRAWEDRFAALNDDYAEAPAPDLLPAIEARLFPAPPPKPRRFGWLGWLSGAASAAALVVLVSLALPIGQPALVTEIVAANAAFQYEARFDGTRLVVRRSEGAAAPAAEVHELWIIAPDQAPVSLGLLGDAPLEIDYPIPPEGWVLAISLEPAGGSPTGAPTGPVLATAEIRS; the protein is encoded by the coding sequence ATGACCACGCCACTGCACGAAGACGACGACCAGACCGCCGCGGAATATGTCCTTGGCACGCTGCCGCTGGAGGACCGCACGGCCGCCGCGCGCCGCATCGGCCAGGACCCGGCCTTCGCGGCTGCGGTCCGTGCCTGGGAGGACCGTTTCGCCGCCCTGAACGACGATTACGCCGAGGCCCCGGCTCCCGACCTGCTGCCGGCGATAGAGGCGCGGCTCTTCCCTGCCCCGCCCCCCAAGCCCAGGCGTTTTGGCTGGCTCGGCTGGCTCTCCGGCGCGGCCTCTGCCGCCGCGCTTGTGGTGCTGGTCTCCCTTGCCCTGCCGATCGGTCAACCGGCACTGGTGACAGAGATCGTCGCAGCCAACGCCGCTTTCCAGTACGAGGCGCGGTTTGACGGCACCCGGCTGGTCGTGCGCCGGTCCGAAGGCGCAGCAGCCCCCGCGGCCGAGGTGCACGAGCTGTGGATCATCGCGCCCGACCAGGCGCCGGTCTCGCTTGGCCTTCTGGGGGATGCGCCGCTGGAAATCGACTATCCGATTCCGCCGGAAGGCTGGGTCCTGGCGATCAGCCTGGAACCGGCCGGCGGTTCGCCCACCGGTGCCCCCACCGGGCCGGTGCTGGCCACTGCCGAGATCCGGTCCTGA
- a CDS encoding sigma-70 family RNA polymerase sigma factor, which yields MNDPVADLLQRCAAGDRSALRELYRATSAKLMGVLLRILGERSEAEDALQEVYTRVWLRAHRFDEARGRGMTWLISVARNHAIDRLRQRPDTAPDSYDDTLHAAVASAEGRIVARSEVARLNHCLDTLEPARATALRGAYLEGLSYSELSERHAIPLNTLRSWLRRGLSRLRECMDQ from the coding sequence ATGAACGATCCGGTCGCAGACCTGCTGCAGCGCTGCGCCGCCGGCGACCGGTCTGCCCTACGCGAGCTCTATCGCGCGACCTCGGCGAAACTTATGGGCGTGCTTCTGCGTATCCTCGGCGAACGGTCCGAGGCGGAGGATGCCTTGCAGGAAGTCTACACCCGCGTCTGGCTGCGCGCCCATCGCTTCGACGAGGCGCGGGGCCGGGGCATGACATGGCTGATCTCGGTGGCGCGCAACCACGCCATCGACCGCCTGCGCCAGCGCCCCGACACCGCGCCCGACAGCTATGACGACACGCTTCATGCCGCGGTGGCCTCGGCCGAGGGGCGCATCGTCGCGCGGTCGGAAGTGGCGCGGCTGAACCATTGCCTCGATACGCTGGAACCGGCGCGGGCCACGGCACTGCGCGGCGCCTATCTGGAAGGCCTGTCCTACTCTGAACTGTCCGAGCGTCACGCCATTCCGCTGAATACCCTGCGCAGCTGGCTTCGCCGCGGCCTGTCGCGATTGCGGGAGTGCATGGATCAATGA
- a CDS encoding aspartate kinase: protein MPLLVMKFGGTSVADLSRIENAANKVRKEVERGYDVIVIVSAMSGKTNELVGWVEGTSKLYDAREYDAVVASGENVTAGLMALRLQEMGVPARSWQGWQVPINTTSAHGSARFVSIPRDNIDAKFAEGFKVAVVAGFQGVSAEGRITTLGRGGSDTTAVAFAAAFGAERCDIYTDVDGVYTTDPRITDKARKLDKIAFEEMLELASLGAKVLQTRSVELAMRYKVRLRVLSSFEDTDETSGTLVCDEDEIMESKVVSGVAYSRDEAKMTLIAVADRPGVAAAIFGPLADAGVNVDMIVQNISDHAGKDGGPVTDMTFSCPTNQVARAQKAMEDARAAGLIAYEGHVVDSDVAKVSVVGIGMRSHAGVAATMFKALAAENVNIKVIATSEIKISVLIDRKYMELAVQALHDAFGLDKVS from the coding sequence ATGCCGCTTCTGGTGATGAAATTCGGCGGCACTTCGGTGGCCGACCTTTCGCGCATCGAGAATGCCGCGAATAAGGTCCGGAAAGAGGTGGAGCGCGGCTATGACGTGATCGTCATCGTCAGCGCCATGTCGGGCAAGACCAACGAGCTGGTGGGCTGGGTCGAGGGCACCTCGAAGCTGTATGACGCGCGCGAATACGATGCTGTCGTGGCGAGCGGGGAAAATGTGACCGCCGGGTTGATGGCGCTGCGCCTGCAGGAGATGGGCGTGCCCGCCCGGTCCTGGCAGGGCTGGCAGGTGCCGATCAACACCACTTCGGCGCATGGCTCGGCGCGGTTCGTGTCGATCCCGCGCGACAACATCGACGCCAAGTTCGCCGAGGGCTTCAAGGTCGCGGTGGTGGCGGGCTTCCAGGGCGTGTCGGCCGAGGGCCGCATCACCACGCTCGGCCGGGGCGGCAGCGACACCACCGCCGTGGCCTTTGCCGCCGCCTTCGGCGCCGAACGCTGCGACATCTACACCGACGTTGACGGCGTCTATACCACCGACCCGCGCATCACTGACAAGGCGCGCAAGCTGGACAAGATCGCCTTCGAGGAGATGCTGGAACTGGCCTCTCTGGGTGCCAAGGTGCTGCAGACGCGGTCGGTCGAACTGGCGATGCGCTACAAGGTGCGGCTGCGCGTGCTGTCCTCGTTCGAGGACACCGACGAGACTTCTGGAACGCTGGTCTGCGACGAGGATGAAATCATGGAATCGAAAGTGGTCTCTGGCGTCGCCTATTCGCGCGACGAGGCGAAGATGACTCTGATCGCCGTGGCCGACCGGCCGGGCGTGGCAGCTGCGATCTTTGGGCCGCTGGCCGATGCGGGCGTGAACGTGGACATGATCGTCCAGAACATCTCGGACCATGCCGGCAAGGATGGCGGGCCTGTCACCGACATGACCTTCTCTTGCCCGACGAACCAGGTGGCCCGTGCCCAGAAGGCGATGGAGGACGCGCGCGCCGCGGGCCTGATCGCCTATGAGGGTCATGTGGTGGACAGCGACGTGGCCAAGGTCTCGGTCGTGGGCATCGGGATGCGCAGCCATGCGGGCGTGGCCGCGACGATGTTCAAGGCGCTGGCGGCCGAGAACGTGAACATCAAGGTCATCGCCACGTCCGAGATCAAGATCTCGGTTCTGATCGACCGCAAGTACATGGAACTGGCGGTGCAGGCGCTGCACGACGCCTTCGGCCTCGACAAGGTGTCGTGA
- the ptsP gene encoding phosphoenolpyruvate--protein phosphotransferase — translation MGERTESDSRKLLRRLRDTLAQPGQGQERLDRIVRLIADSIGTEVCSIYLFRDGETLELCATEGLRAESVHQTRMKIGEGLVGRVARTGLPVNTANAPQEKGFRYMPETGEELYSSFLGVPVQRVGEKLGVLVVQSRQARLFSDDEIYALEVVAMVLAEMTELGAFSGDNGAVRHLHRQPVMFRGGTGQEGTAEGHVWLHEPRVVVTNPVADDPLTEIERIRDAVGKLRVSVDDLLSVESLDKDQKQVLEAYRMFAHSRGWLRRMEEDIARGLSAEAAVEKEQSAARARLEQVPDAYLRDRLHDLDDLANRLLRILTGQGHDTGAQMPDDPILIARNIGPAELLDYGRKLRGVVLEEGSVGSHAAIVARALAIPLVIHAGNITTEALNGDHVLVDGDQGIVHLRPEDSVARAFRDKIAMQAEAQKRYASLRGLPAQAMCGTTVGLHMNAGLMADLPSLEGSGAEGVGLFRTELQFLVRNQMPRRAELAAIYARVMDAARGRRVAFRTLDIGSDKVLPYMKPQDEPNPAMGWRAIRVGLDKPGVLRMQLQALIRAADGRPLSVMFPFIAERAEFASARATVLNELDRERALGRRVPEKVEIGAMLETPSLAFAPDSFFREADFVSIGGNDLKQFFFAADRENERVRRRYDTLNVSFLTFLEQIVARCAAAGTPLSFCGEDAGRPIEAVAFAAMGLRMLSMRPASIGPVKALIRQVDLREVRAVIDRARAEGAETVRPALMDWLSRQGG, via the coding sequence ATGGGCGAACGGACCGAAAGCGATAGCCGCAAGTTGTTGCGCCGCCTGCGCGACACGCTGGCCCAGCCCGGTCAGGGCCAGGAACGGCTGGACCGCATCGTCCGGCTGATCGCCGATTCTATCGGCACCGAGGTGTGCTCGATCTACCTGTTCCGTGACGGCGAAACGCTGGAGCTGTGCGCGACCGAGGGCTTGCGTGCGGAATCGGTGCACCAGACCCGCATGAAGATCGGCGAGGGGCTGGTGGGTCGCGTGGCGCGGACCGGCCTGCCGGTCAACACGGCCAATGCGCCGCAGGAAAAGGGCTTCCGTTACATGCCCGAGACGGGGGAGGAGCTCTATTCCTCGTTCCTGGGCGTGCCGGTGCAGCGCGTGGGCGAGAAGCTGGGTGTGCTGGTGGTGCAGTCGCGCCAGGCGCGGCTGTTCTCGGACGACGAAATCTATGCGCTGGAAGTCGTGGCCATGGTTCTGGCCGAGATGACAGAGTTGGGCGCGTTTTCGGGCGACAATGGCGCGGTGCGCCACCTGCATCGTCAGCCGGTGATGTTCCGCGGCGGCACCGGGCAGGAGGGCACGGCCGAAGGCCATGTCTGGCTGCACGAGCCGCGCGTGGTGGTCACGAACCCGGTGGCCGACGACCCGCTGACCGAGATCGAGCGCATCCGCGATGCCGTGGGCAAGCTGCGGGTTTCGGTAGATGACCTGTTGTCCGTCGAAAGCCTGGACAAGGACCAGAAGCAGGTTCTGGAGGCGTATCGCATGTTCGCCCATTCGCGCGGCTGGCTGCGCCGGATGGAGGAAGACATCGCCCGCGGCCTTTCGGCCGAGGCGGCGGTGGAGAAAGAGCAATCGGCGGCGCGTGCCCGGCTGGAGCAGGTGCCCGATGCCTATCTGCGCGACCGGCTGCACGATCTGGACGATCTGGCGAACCGCCTGCTTCGCATCCTGACGGGGCAGGGGCACGACACCGGCGCGCAGATGCCGGACGACCCGATCCTGATCGCGCGCAACATCGGCCCGGCGGAATTGCTGGACTATGGCCGCAAGCTGCGCGGCGTGGTGCTGGAGGAAGGTTCGGTCGGCAGCCATGCCGCCATCGTGGCGCGTGCGCTGGCCATTCCGCTGGTGATCCATGCCGGCAACATCACCACCGAGGCGCTGAACGGCGATCATGTGCTGGTCGATGGCGACCAGGGCATCGTCCACCTGCGTCCCGAGGATTCGGTCGCGCGCGCCTTCCGCGACAAGATCGCCATGCAGGCCGAGGCGCAGAAGCGCTATGCCAGCCTGCGCGGCCTGCCGGCGCAGGCGATGTGCGGCACGACGGTTGGGCTGCACATGAACGCGGGCCTGATGGCGGATCTGCCGAGCCTGGAAGGCTCGGGCGCCGAGGGGGTTGGCCTCTTCCGCACCGAATTGCAGTTCCTGGTCCGCAACCAGATGCCCCGCCGGGCAGAGCTTGCCGCGATCTATGCCCGCGTGATGGATGCGGCCCGCGGCCGCCGCGTGGCCTTCCGCACGCTGGACATCGGGTCCGACAAGGTGCTGCCCTACATGAAGCCGCAGGACGAGCCGAACCCGGCCATGGGCTGGCGCGCGATCCGTGTGGGCCTCGACAAACCCGGCGTGCTGCGGATGCAGTTGCAGGCGCTGATCCGCGCGGCGGACGGCCGGCCGCTGAGCGTGATGTTCCCCTTCATCGCCGAACGGGCCGAGTTCGCCTCGGCTCGGGCGACGGTTCTGAACGAGTTGGACCGCGAGCGCGCGCTTGGCCGCAGGGTGCCCGAGAAGGTGGAAATCGGCGCCATGCTGGAAACGCCGAGCCTGGCCTTCGCGCCCGACAGCTTTTTCCGCGAGGCGGATTTCGTGTCGATCGGTGGCAATGACCTGAAGCAGTTCTTCTTCGCCGCCGACCGCGAGAACGAAAGGGTCCGCCGGCGGTATGACACGTTGAACGTGTCGTTCCTGACCTTCCTGGAACAGATCGTCGCGCGTTGCGCCGCAGCGGGCACGCCGCTGTCCTTCTGCGGCGAGGATGCCGGGCGGCCCATCGAGGCGGTGGCCTTTGCCGCCATGGGCCTCAGGATGCTGTCGATGCGGCCGGCCTCCATCGGCCCGGTCAAGGCGCTGATCCGCCAGGTCGATCTGCGCGAGGTGCGTGCCGTGATCGACCGCGCCCGCGCCGAGGGGGCCGAAACCGTGCGCCCGGCCCTGATGGACTGGCTGAGCCGGCAGGGCGGCTGA
- a CDS encoding fasciclin domain-containing protein: protein MKTLRLAAALLSLTALPALAVDNPMVGGAPMYDTKTIVENAVNSADHTTLVAAVQAAGLVETLSGPGPFTVFAPTNDAFAKLPAGTVETLLMPENKDQLTRILTCHVVPTKALAADVQKMVADDGGAHVIKTVGGCEFTAMVEDGAVKIKDGQGNVATVTIADVVQSNGVIHVIDTVLLPAM, encoded by the coding sequence ATGAAAACCCTTCGCCTCGCCGCTGCCCTGCTGTCGCTGACCGCCCTGCCCGCACTTGCCGTGGACAATCCGATGGTCGGCGGCGCGCCGATGTATGACACCAAGACCATCGTCGAGAACGCCGTGAACTCGGCCGACCACACCACGCTGGTTGCCGCCGTCCAGGCCGCGGGCCTCGTGGAAACGCTGTCCGGCCCCGGCCCCTTCACCGTTTTCGCGCCCACGAACGACGCCTTCGCCAAGCTGCCGGCGGGAACGGTCGAAACCCTGCTGATGCCCGAAAACAAGGACCAATTGACCAGGATCCTGACCTGCCATGTCGTGCCGACCAAGGCGCTCGCGGCGGACGTGCAGAAGATGGTGGCCGATGACGGCGGCGCGCATGTCATCAAGACGGTGGGCGGCTGCGAGTTCACCGCCATGGTCGAAGACGGCGCCGTCAAGATCAAGGACGGCCAGGGCAACGTGGCCACCGTCACCATCGCCGATGTCGTGCAGTCGAACGGCGTGATCCACGTCATCGACACCGTGCTGCTGCCGGCCATGTGA
- a CDS encoding TetR/AcrR family transcriptional regulator, which translates to MSRAGARRAEILDRLADFVLAEGLVSASLRPLAQAAGLSDRMLLYYFADKSAVLSATLETVVARLTLGMERLPAEPRPAEALWRDLLAFSMDPEVWPYLRLWLEIAVLAARGDPFWRARGEAIGLGFLDWVVARLDGPSVEARRIEAARLLARLDGVVVLRAVGLDGAVPGAFTELPGAG; encoded by the coding sequence GTGAGCCGGGCCGGCGCACGCCGGGCCGAGATCCTGGATCGGCTGGCCGATTTCGTGCTGGCCGAGGGGCTTGTGTCTGCAAGCCTGCGCCCGCTGGCGCAGGCGGCTGGCCTGAGCGACCGGATGCTCCTTTATTACTTTGCCGACAAGTCCGCTGTGCTGTCTGCAACGCTGGAAACCGTGGTCGCCCGCCTGACCCTGGGCATGGAGCGGTTGCCGGCGGAGCCGCGCCCGGCGGAGGCGCTGTGGCGAGACCTGCTGGCCTTCTCGATGGACCCCGAGGTCTGGCCCTATCTTCGGCTTTGGCTGGAGATCGCCGTGCTGGCTGCCCGGGGCGATCCGTTCTGGCGCGCCCGGGGCGAGGCGATCGGGCTGGGGTTCCTGGACTGGGTGGTGGCGCGGCTTGACGGCCCCTCGGTGGAGGCGCGGCGGATCGAGGCGGCGCGGTTGCTCGCGCGGCTGGATGGCGTGGTGGTGCTTCGGGCGGTCGGGCTGGACGGTGCGGTGCCGGGCGCCTTTACCGAGCTTCCCGGAGCTGGCTGA